From Emcibacteraceae bacterium, the proteins below share one genomic window:
- a CDS encoding type I restriction endonuclease subunit R: MPKIGQIERATQNRVVKLFKRDLGYDYLGDWQDRYGNSNIEKELLATWLLSQGYNDVLIKRAIAKLEQAAALGGGKKLYDANKDVYSLLRYGAKVKDGAGDQNQPVYLINWKEPLKNHFAIAEEVSIQGENKKRPDVVLYVNGIAVGVIELKRSCVSVSEGIHQNLDNQKKTFIRDFFTTMQLVMAGNDSEGMRYGTIETPEKHYYQWKEDVSNPFSELLDFHISRMCSKERLIEIIHDFIVFDAGTKKTCRHNQYFGVNAAQKHVKDHENGIIWHTQGSGKSLTMVWLAKWIRENVDDARVLVITDRTELDDQIEKVFYGVDEKIHRTKSGADLIATLNNTIPWLICSLVHKFGTPSEDYDATEDFIEDLKKNLPTDFKAKGNLFVFVDECHRTQSGKLHEAMKAILPDAMFIGFTGTPLLVEDKKKSFEVFGRPIHTYKFDEAVADGVILDLRYEARDIDQYVKSQSKVDQWFDIKTSGLSDAARARLKLRWGTMKKVLSSQSRLEQIVADILLDMETRPRLMDGRGNAMLVCSSIYQACKVYELFSKTDLNGKCAIVTSYQPSDADIKGEETGAGKTEKIRQYDIYKKMLADYFEESEADAIHKAEEFEKQVKKKFVEEPGQMRLLIVVDKLLTGFDAPSATYLYIDKSMRDHGLFQAICRVNRLDGDDKEYGYIIDYKDLFNYIEGAISDYTSGAFDKFAASDIKGLLTDRIDKAREKLEASRETIKAVCEPVMEPRNQEDYIRYFCGDVTQKEDLGENEPKRIALYKAAASFVRAYANLANEMHLAGYSDDESKTIKGEVEHYHKVSEEIKLASGDYVDMKLYEPAMRHLLDAYIRAEDSEIIADFDDMGLIDLIINRGDEGIQSVQSSMNFSEGSMAETIENNMRRTIIDAQSVNPKYYEKMSEVLDALIEERRQQAIDYQAYLEKVKELALKVTNPGGVNPDEHPDAIDTPGKKAIYDNFGQDEALTVAIDAAVRVTKKANWVGNITKEREVAGAIYEVVKDEKLVDPILELVKNQHEYQ, translated from the coding sequence ATGCCGAAAATAGGACAAATTGAACGGGCAACGCAGAACCGTGTTGTTAAACTGTTTAAACGTGACCTTGGTTATGACTATCTGGGGGATTGGCAAGACCGCTACGGCAACAGCAATATTGAAAAAGAATTGCTTGCAACGTGGTTATTATCCCAAGGGTATAATGATGTTCTTATAAAACGTGCCATCGCCAAACTGGAACAGGCGGCGGCCCTTGGAGGCGGTAAAAAGCTCTATGATGCCAATAAGGATGTTTATAGCCTTCTGCGGTATGGTGCCAAGGTAAAGGATGGTGCGGGTGATCAAAATCAACCCGTCTATCTTATCAACTGGAAGGAGCCACTTAAAAACCATTTTGCCATCGCCGAAGAAGTATCCATTCAAGGCGAGAATAAAAAGCGCCCCGATGTGGTTTTATATGTGAATGGTATTGCTGTTGGCGTGATCGAGTTAAAAAGATCCTGTGTATCCGTATCAGAAGGCATTCACCAAAACCTTGATAATCAGAAAAAGACCTTTATTCGTGATTTTTTTACCACCATGCAACTTGTGATGGCGGGGAATGATAGCGAAGGCATGCGCTACGGCACCATTGAAACCCCGGAAAAACATTATTACCAGTGGAAAGAGGACGTTTCCAATCCCTTTTCAGAGCTGTTGGATTTTCATATAAGTCGCATGTGCAGCAAAGAACGGCTTATAGAGATTATTCACGATTTTATCGTTTTTGATGCGGGCACCAAGAAAACATGTCGCCATAACCAGTATTTTGGTGTTAACGCCGCGCAAAAGCATGTGAAAGACCACGAGAACGGCATTATCTGGCATACACAAGGGTCAGGTAAAAGCCTGACGATGGTGTGGCTTGCCAAATGGATACGCGAAAATGTGGATGATGCACGTGTTTTGGTGATTACCGACCGCACAGAGTTGGATGACCAGATTGAAAAAGTTTTTTACGGGGTGGATGAGAAAATCCACCGCACCAAAAGCGGTGCCGACCTTATCGCGACACTCAATAACACTATCCCGTGGCTTATATGCTCACTTGTGCATAAGTTTGGCACACCTTCAGAAGATTATGATGCAACAGAAGATTTTATAGAGGACCTTAAAAAAAACCTGCCGACCGATTTTAAAGCCAAAGGTAATTTGTTCGTCTTTGTCGATGAATGTCACCGCACACAGTCCGGCAAATTGCATGAAGCAATGAAAGCCATTTTGCCGGACGCGATGTTTATTGGCTTTACGGGTACGCCGCTGCTGGTTGAGGATAAGAAAAAAAGCTTTGAAGTTTTTGGAAGACCTATCCACACATACAAATTTGACGAGGCGGTTGCGGATGGTGTGATCCTTGATTTACGTTATGAAGCACGGGATATTGATCAATATGTAAAATCACAGTCAAAGGTCGATCAATGGTTTGATATTAAGACCAGTGGGTTATCAGATGCAGCACGGGCACGTCTAAAGCTACGTTGGGGGACAATGAAAAAGGTTTTGTCCAGCCAAAGCAGATTGGAACAAATTGTTGCTGATATTTTATTGGATATGGAAACCAGACCACGTCTTATGGATGGGCGGGGTAATGCCATGCTTGTTTGCTCCAGCATTTATCAGGCGTGTAAGGTGTATGAATTATTTAGCAAAACCGACCTAAACGGAAAATGCGCCATTGTCACCAGTTACCAGCCTTCGGACGCAGATATAAAGGGCGAAGAAACAGGAGCCGGAAAAACAGAAAAAATAAGACAGTATGATATCTATAAAAAGATGTTGGCTGATTACTTTGAAGAAAGCGAAGCTGACGCAATTCACAAAGCCGAAGAGTTTGAAAAGCAGGTAAAGAAGAAGTTTGTTGAGGAACCTGGCCAAATGCGGCTTTTGATCGTGGTTGATAAGCTTTTAACGGGCTTCGACGCACCGTCGGCAACTTATCTTTATATTGATAAGTCCATGCGGGATCATGGTTTATTTCAAGCGATTTGCCGGGTGAATAGACTGGACGGCGATGATAAAGAATATGGCTATATCATCGATTATAAAGATCTGTTTAATTATATCGAAGGGGCAATTTCAGATTATACATCGGGTGCTTTTGATAAGTTTGCAGCGTCAGACATTAAAGGACTGCTAACAGACCGCATTGATAAGGCACGGGAAAAACTGGAAGCGAGTAGGGAAACGATTAAAGCGGTGTGTGAGCCGGTAATGGAGCCGCGCAATCAAGAAGATTACATTCGATATTTTTGCGGTGATGTAACGCAAAAAGAAGACCTTGGTGAAAATGAACCAAAACGCATTGCACTTTATAAAGCTGCGGCCTCTTTTGTTCGTGCCTATGCAAATCTTGCTAATGAAATGCATTTAGCCGGTTATAGTGATGATGAAAGCAAAACCATTAAAGGTGAGGTTGAACATTACCACAAGGTTAGCGAGGAAATTAAACTTGCCAGTGGTGATTATGTCGATATGAAACTGTACGAGCCCGCCATGAGGCACCTGCTTGACGCTTATATTCGTGCAGAAGACAGTGAAATAATTGCTGACTTTGATGATATGGGATTAATTGATCTCATTATCAATAGAGGGGACGAAGGGATACAATCAGTACAAAGTTCGATGAATTTTAGCGAAGGATCAATGGCCGAAACCATTGAGAACAATATGCGCCGTACAATTATTGATGCCCAATCTGTTAATCCAAAATATTATGAAAAAATGTCTGAAGTACTAGATGCGTTGATTGAAGAGCGAAGACAACAGGCGATTGATTATCAAGCCTATTTGGAAAAGGTAAAAGAGCTTGCATTGAAGGTGACTAATCCTGGAGGAGTTAATCCTGATGAACACCCTGACGCTATTGATACTCCCGGCAAAAAAGCCATTTATGATAATTTCGGACAAGACGAAGCATTGACTGTGGCGATTGATGCCGCGGTTCGGGTTACGAAGAAAGCGAATTGGGTCGGAAATATTACCAAAGAACGTGAAGTGGCCGGTGCAATATATGAGGTCGTTAAAGATGAGAAACTTGTTGATCCAATCCTTGAGTTAGTGAAGAACCAACATGAATACCAATAA
- a CDS encoding SprT family zinc-dependent metalloprotease yields the protein MNTNNYTINVSDTPVEVIRKSVKNLHLSVYPPNGHVRITVPERMEDENIRLAVISRLEWIREKQSEFKAQPRQTERQYISGESHYFEGKRYLLNVIERKGKEKVELTNNAKLILYIKPNTTRDWRAAIFNEWYRVHLKNKLSQLLLKWQAKVGKKPNHIQIKRMKTRWGSCNTQTGRILINLELAKKPPECLEYILVHELVHLHERHHNEAFIRHMNRCMPKWKFYRDTLKSEPLAHEDWDY from the coding sequence ATGAATACCAATAATTATACTATCAATGTATCTGATACACCTGTTGAAGTAATACGTAAAAGTGTGAAGAATTTGCACCTCAGTGTATATCCGCCAAATGGGCATGTTCGCATCACTGTGCCAGAACGCATGGAAGATGAAAATATACGGCTTGCTGTGATTTCAAGACTTGAATGGATACGGGAGAAACAATCCGAATTTAAGGCACAACCAAGACAAACTGAACGCCAATATATTTCAGGCGAGAGCCACTATTTTGAAGGTAAACGTTATTTACTGAATGTCATAGAACGTAAAGGTAAAGAAAAAGTAGAATTAACCAATAATGCTAAGCTTATTCTTTATATTAAACCAAATACAACACGAGATTGGAGAGCAGCAATATTCAATGAATGGTATCGCGTTCACCTGAAAAATAAATTGTCCCAACTTTTGCTGAAGTGGCAAGCCAAAGTTGGCAAGAAGCCAAATCATATACAAATTAAACGTATGAAGACCAGGTGGGGCAGCTGTAATACTCAAACCGGACGTATTCTAATTAACCTAGAACTGGCTAAGAAGCCGCCTGAGTGCTTGGAATATATTCTTGTGCATGAACTTGTCCATTTACACGAACGGCATCACAATGAGGCTTTTATTCGGCATATGAATAGATGTATGCCAAAATGGAAATTCTATCGAGATACACTTAAAAGTGAACCTTTAGCACATGAGGATTGGGACTATTAA
- a CDS encoding site-specific integrase yields MATFRRLKSGKWYAEVKMKGVRKSKSLDNKRELMVWASLEEAKILGGKAETVTGKTLKDALIRYADEVASKDKEVLLLKKIARHPFAEKLLSNLTTQTLQDWIDARLIEVKPNSVLREISALNPVLERCRKVWNWIDNNPLKDTTRPRADPARVRRCSQDEINAILSALHYEEDQPVTSQRDYIAVAFLLAIETAMRQGEIWGLDWSHIHLDQKYVHLPKTKNGKARDVPLTERAIELFKKLDQDRKPFPFPQYSCGTIFRHAVTMAGVNDFTFHDTRHEAITRLARKLDMLDLARMVGHTDPRSLMTYYNATATEMANRLN; encoded by the coding sequence ATGGCAACTTTCAGAAGATTAAAGTCCGGCAAATGGTATGCCGAAGTGAAGATGAAAGGTGTGAGAAAATCCAAATCATTAGACAATAAACGTGAATTAATGGTCTGGGCATCACTGGAAGAGGCAAAAATTTTAGGGGGTAAAGCAGAAACTGTCACAGGAAAAACATTAAAAGATGCTTTAATCAGATATGCAGATGAAGTGGCCTCAAAAGACAAAGAGGTATTACTACTAAAAAAAATAGCCCGACATCCTTTTGCTGAAAAGCTATTATCAAACCTAACAACACAAACACTTCAGGATTGGATAGATGCCAGACTGATCGAAGTGAAACCTAACTCAGTGCTTCGTGAAATTTCTGCTCTTAATCCTGTGCTAGAACGATGCCGTAAGGTATGGAATTGGATTGATAACAATCCATTGAAAGACACAACCAGACCTAGGGCTGATCCGGCGCGTGTTCGCCGATGTAGTCAGGACGAAATCAATGCGATCCTATCAGCTTTACATTATGAGGAAGATCAACCAGTGACCTCTCAGCGTGATTACATCGCTGTGGCTTTCCTGCTTGCTATTGAGACAGCCATGCGCCAAGGTGAAATCTGGGGATTGGATTGGAGCCATATTCACCTTGACCAGAAATATGTTCATCTGCCTAAAACAAAAAATGGAAAGGCCAGAGATGTGCCATTGACGGAACGGGCCATCGAATTATTTAAAAAGCTGGATCAGGACCGGAAGCCCTTCCCCTTCCCCCAATATTCTTGTGGCACAATTTTCCGCCATGCAGTAACGATGGCCGGAGTGAATGATTTCACATTTCACGATACCCGCCATGAAGCGATTACCAGGCTTGCAAGAAAATTAGATATGCTCGACCTTGCTAGAATGGTGGGGCATACAGACCCAAGATCATTAATGACTTACTACAATGCTACAGCCACTGAGATGGCTAACAGATTAAATTAG
- a CDS encoding Fe-Mn family superoxide dismutase: MINKNTQSISKRKFLNLAAATAASAMSAGAIPSRANAQMPSMDALSGLKTGKMKPMRYSVLPGFLSAAQIAPHYEKHYGGALNGHLDLDRQINEMLESGKRDANAYATMQRARTDKGDSALLHEIFFDGMTADSSAPGSNLQSALKARSGSLDKWQNDFAAAAGSATGWAVLCHHKISGKLYNVVSDSHSNGVFWNAVPIIVLDMYEHSYYLDYQNNKGAYITKFFDYIDWNSAEKRLNEALA, encoded by the coding sequence ATGATAAATAAAAATACTCAGAGTATCAGCAAAAGAAAATTTTTGAATTTAGCCGCGGCAACCGCCGCTTCCGCAATGTCGGCTGGTGCAATCCCATCGAGAGCGAATGCGCAGATGCCATCCATGGACGCGCTGAGCGGCCTTAAGACCGGTAAAATGAAACCGATGCGCTATAGCGTGCTTCCAGGCTTTCTTTCCGCCGCGCAGATCGCCCCGCATTATGAAAAGCATTATGGCGGTGCTCTTAATGGCCATCTGGACCTTGACCGGCAGATTAATGAAATGCTGGAGAGCGGTAAACGCGATGCCAATGCCTATGCCACCATGCAGCGCGCCCGCACCGATAAAGGCGACAGCGCATTGCTGCATGAAATATTTTTTGACGGGATGACCGCGGACAGTTCAGCCCCCGGTTCTAACTTACAATCTGCGCTCAAAGCGCGCTCCGGATCCCTTGATAAATGGCAGAATGATTTTGCTGCTGCCGCTGGAAGTGCCACCGGCTGGGCCGTGCTTTGCCACCATAAAATAAGTGGTAAGCTCTATAATGTGGTTTCGGACAGCCATTCAAACGGTGTTTTCTGGAACGCGGTGCCGATTATCGTCCTCGATATGTATGAACATAGCTATTATCTGGATTATCAGAATAATAAGGGCGCCTATATCACCAAATTCTTTGATTATATCGACTGGAATTCTGCGGAAAAGCGGCTGAATGAGGCCCTCGCCTGA
- a CDS encoding NIPSNAP family protein: MKLIKLLSAFAIITTFQISSVQAQDMGGVYELRTYHTHEGKLEPLLTRFKDYEVALFNKHGMESVGYWVSMDQPNTLTYMLKHKSRESAAQSWKGFFDDPEWKKVAEESKNMDGQLLDSAPVVVFLSPTGFSPLK, translated from the coding sequence ATGAAACTAATAAAATTACTCAGTGCATTTGCCATAATAACGACTTTCCAAATTTCTTCGGTACAGGCGCAGGATATGGGCGGCGTTTATGAACTTCGCACCTATCATACCCATGAAGGCAAGCTTGAACCGCTGCTGACACGCTTTAAGGACTATGAAGTGGCCCTTTTTAACAAGCATGGCATGGAATCCGTCGGATACTGGGTATCAATGGACCAGCCAAATACCCTGACTTATATGCTTAAACATAAAAGCCGGGAAAGCGCCGCTCAATCCTGGAAAGGATTTTTTGATGATCCCGAATGGAAAAAAGTGGCGGAGGAAAGTAAAAATATGGACGGACAGCTGCTAGATTCAGCGCCTGTCGTCGTTTTTTTAAGCCCAACCGGGTTTTCACCACTTAAGTAA
- a CDS encoding CocE/NonD family hydrolase: protein MPKYFRLFILFAVATLNINIAAASDGGYDLKANYTKQEYYIPMRDGTRLFTSIYTPKDDSKKYPILMKRTPYSLAPYGVNNYPDYLGPNGGDNRFAKDGYIFVYQDVRGKNMSEGDHRVMTPHNDNKKGTENDESSDTYDTVEWLLKNVKNHNGKVGIFGISYPGFYTAASIIDTHPAIKAASPQAPMGDIFIGDDFHHNGAFFLLDAFRFFRGFDQGPKNPTKESKRDRFEFSYDDSYRFFLELGALSNVNDKIFHGESPFWNDLMAHSDYDDYWKSRAIAPHLHNITANVMTVIGSFDAEDSYGGTTIYHSIEEKNPKTTNTLVRGPWFHGGWVRSDGNFLGNVPFDVKTSSYYKENIDLKFFNQYLKGEGDANLPEVLAFYSGENEWRKHDQWPPKEAKPLTFYLQNKGGLTNMKPATDGADEYVSDPANPVPYTRAITNGRSREYMVEDQRFVAGRPDVMVYQSDILTEDMVLSGPVYADLFVTTTGTDADFVVKVIDVFPDDFPEHDNKYMDVPMGGYQMMVRGDIFRGKYRNGFDKPEAFVPGEVTNIKYKMPDISHTFKQGHRVMIQIQSSWFPLADRNPQKFMNIYQAKDEDYIKATHKILHSSDYPSSVTIGRIPN, encoded by the coding sequence ATGCCAAAATATTTTAGACTGTTCATTCTTTTTGCCGTTGCGACGCTGAATATCAATATTGCTGCCGCCTCTGACGGCGGTTACGATCTTAAAGCCAATTACACCAAACAGGAATATTATATTCCCATGCGTGATGGCACACGGCTTTTTACATCCATTTATACGCCAAAGGATGACAGCAAAAAATATCCGATCCTGATGAAAAGGACGCCATATTCGCTGGCCCCATACGGGGTAAATAACTATCCGGATTATCTTGGCCCCAATGGCGGGGACAATCGCTTTGCCAAGGACGGGTATATTTTCGTTTATCAGGATGTCCGCGGCAAAAATATGTCCGAAGGCGATCATAGGGTTATGACGCCCCATAATGACAATAAGAAGGGTACCGAGAATGATGAAAGCTCGGATACTTATGATACAGTTGAATGGCTGCTTAAAAATGTCAAAAACCATAATGGAAAGGTCGGCATTTTCGGTATTTCCTATCCCGGATTTTATACAGCCGCCAGTATTATCGATACCCATCCCGCCATTAAAGCCGCATCGCCGCAGGCCCCGATGGGCGATATTTTCATCGGTGATGATTTCCACCATAATGGTGCTTTTTTCCTGCTTGATGCTTTCCGGTTTTTCCGAGGCTTTGACCAGGGTCCAAAAAACCCGACCAAGGAAAGCAAACGGGACCGCTTTGAATTTTCATATGACGACAGTTATCGTTTCTTCCTCGAACTCGGCGCGCTTTCCAACGTCAATGACAAAATTTTCCATGGGGAAAGCCCGTTCTGGAACGATCTGATGGCCCATAGCGATTATGATGACTACTGGAAAAGTCGGGCGATAGCCCCGCATCTTCATAATATTACCGCCAATGTCATGACCGTTATCGGCTCTTTTGACGCTGAAGACAGCTACGGCGGCACAACCATTTATCATTCGATTGAGGAAAAGAACCCGAAAACCACCAATACACTTGTGCGCGGCCCCTGGTTTCATGGTGGCTGGGTCCGCTCGGACGGTAATTTCCTTGGCAATGTGCCGTTTGATGTCAAAACATCCTCTTATTACAAGGAAAATATCGACCTTAAATTCTTCAATCAGTATCTGAAGGGGGAGGGCGACGCCAATCTGCCGGAAGTGCTGGCCTTTTACAGCGGGGAAAATGAATGGCGTAAACATGACCAGTGGCCACCCAAGGAAGCCAAACCACTGACCTTTTACCTGCAGAATAAAGGCGGCCTGACCAATATGAAACCGGCCACAGACGGGGCGGATGAGTATGTCAGTGACCCGGCCAATCCTGTGCCCTATACCCGCGCCATTACCAATGGCCGCTCACGGGAATATATGGTCGAAGATCAGCGCTTTGTCGCCGGGCGTCCCGATGTGATGGTTTATCAGTCCGATATACTGACCGAAGATATGGTGCTCAGCGGCCCGGTTTATGCCGATCTTTTTGTCACAACAACAGGCACGGACGCCGATTTCGTGGTTAAAGTCATTGATGTGTTCCCGGATGATTTCCCGGAACATGACAATAAATATATGGACGTTCCGATGGGCGGTTATCAGATGATGGTCCGCGGTGATATTTTCCGCGGGAAATACAGAAACGGCTTTGATAAACCGGAAGCTTTTGTGCCCGGTGAAGTCACCAATATTAAATATAAAATGCCCGATATTTCACACACTTTCAAACAGGGCCACCGGGTCATGATCCAAATCCAAAGCTCATGGTTTCCGCTGGCGGACCGAAACCCGCAGAAATTTATGAATATTTATCAGGCCAAGGACGAGGATTATATCAAGGCAACCCATAAAATACTTCATTCAAGCGATTATCCGTCCAGTGTGACAATTGGACGAATTCCAAATTAG
- a CDS encoding dicarboxylate/amino acid:cation symporter: MLRKWFETKLWKRILIALILGVIVGTLIGDAAENIKWIGDVFIKLIRMIVVPLIFVTLVSGVVAMGSPKKLGSIGIKTMALYLGTTAIAITIGLILAAIIQPGNGVSITGGEPQHLEAAIPLGERMMNIIPANPVAALADGDILAVIFFALIFGVGIMLAEEKAKPVAAVMDSAAEVVLKITHLIMEVAPFGVFALIAAVAGTKGASALLDVLPLAATIIAGCLLHVLLTHGGLIRFVLGLPAIRFFKDIIDAQLVAFSTSSSSATMPVTIAVAEDNLGIKPSVSSSVIPLGATINMDGTAIYVGVVAVFTAQSFGIELHLVDYALIALTTTIASIGTAAVPSASLFLLAGVLGVMGISADQTAIVVGFLLPFDRPLDMIRTTVNVTGDLAVCTAVATWEGEIDRAEFRRDPNV, translated from the coding sequence ATGTTAAGAAAGTGGTTTGAAACCAAACTTTGGAAAAGAATTCTTATCGCGCTCATCCTGGGTGTGATTGTTGGAACCCTTATTGGTGACGCAGCTGAAAACATCAAATGGATAGGCGATGTTTTCATAAAACTAATCAGAATGATTGTTGTTCCACTCATTTTTGTGACCCTTGTTTCCGGTGTTGTTGCCATGGGCAGCCCTAAAAAGCTCGGCTCAATCGGGATTAAGACGATGGCACTCTATCTCGGCACCACGGCGATTGCCATTACCATCGGTCTAATCCTTGCCGCTATTATTCAACCGGGCAATGGTGTTTCCATCACCGGCGGTGAGCCACAGCATCTGGAAGCGGCCATTCCGCTTGGCGAGCGGATGATGAATATCATTCCCGCCAACCCGGTTGCCGCGCTTGCGGACGGGGATATTTTGGCCGTTATTTTCTTTGCCCTGATATTTGGCGTGGGCATTATGTTGGCCGAAGAAAAAGCAAAACCGGTTGCCGCCGTTATGGATAGTGCGGCCGAGGTTGTCCTGAAAATTACCCATTTAATCATGGAAGTGGCCCCATTTGGTGTTTTTGCCCTGATCGCTGCCGTTGCAGGCACCAAGGGGGCATCAGCCCTGCTTGATGTGCTGCCACTGGCGGCAACAATCATTGCCGGCTGTCTGCTTCATGTGCTGCTCACCCACGGCGGGTTGATCCGCTTTGTGCTCGGGCTTCCGGCAATAAGGTTCTTTAAAGACATTATTGATGCCCAACTGGTTGCCTTTTCCACATCATCAAGCAGTGCGACCATGCCGGTAACTATTGCCGTTGCCGAAGATAACCTGGGCATTAAACCATCCGTTTCCTCATCGGTTATTCCGCTTGGGGCTACCATCAATATGGACGGCACCGCCATTTATGTCGGTGTTGTTGCCGTCTTTACGGCACAGTCTTTCGGCATTGAGCTGCATCTGGTTGATTATGCGCTGATAGCGCTTACGACCACCATTGCGTCGATCGGTACGGCTGCAGTGCCGTCAGCCAGTCTTTTCCTGCTGGCCGGGGTGCTCGGCGTGATGGGAATTTCTGCCGATCAGACGGCAATCGTTGTCGGCTTCCTGCTGCCGTTTGACCGGCCGCTGGATATGATCCGCACAACCGTGAATGTGACAGGGGATCTGGCCGTCTGTACCGCCGTCGCCACCTGGGAAGGGGAAATCGACCGGGCAGAATTCAGACGCGATCCAAACGTATAA
- a CDS encoding dicarboxylate/amino acid:cation symporter, with protein MSKRHALFILYAVVVAVILGVLAGWFFGPVALKFSWMGTLFLNALKMVVVPLIIAAIISGIASLGDIRKLGKPGSATLIYFMVTMMVSATVGMVLAEILRPGHDFHLTSTAAEVNINQSVSMGDVLLSLISPNIVASATNFEILPLIVFSMIFGAALTVIGEKGRLVTDFFESLNNIMMVIVGWVMILSPFGVFALVSTPIAEAGGGAAVIATFSAVGAYMGTVLIGLIIQSILLFILLYLFARQGLSYLRNMIPALVTAMSTSSSSATVPLSMECAENSGLAREPIRLVIPLGSTVNMNGTAVYQGVATIFLAQVYNIDIGFADHFLIALTAAMAAIGSAGIPQGGHVMTLMLFSVVGIPVEGFGLILAVDWILDRARTTLNVWGDLVGAALINRLMFGKTNGFDA; from the coding sequence GTGTCAAAACGTCACGCACTGTTTATTTTATATGCCGTGGTCGTTGCCGTCATTTTAGGCGTCCTCGCCGGCTGGTTTTTCGGGCCGGTGGCGCTTAAATTTTCCTGGATGGGAACACTTTTTCTCAATGCTCTTAAAATGGTGGTGGTGCCGCTGATCATTGCCGCCATTATTTCCGGTATTGCCTCGCTCGGCGATATCCGTAAGCTTGGGAAACCGGGATCGGCGACCCTGATCTATTTCATGGTGACCATGATGGTTTCGGCGACGGTCGGCATGGTGCTTGCCGAAATTTTACGTCCCGGCCATGATTTTCATCTGACTTCGACTGCCGCGGAGGTTAATATTAATCAGTCCGTCAGCATGGGTGATGTGCTGCTTTCGCTTATTTCCCCGAATATTGTTGCCTCTGCCACCAATTTTGAAATTCTGCCCCTGATCGTCTTTTCAATGATTTTCGGTGCGGCTTTAACAGTCATTGGCGAAAAGGGCCGTCTGGTCACCGACTTTTTTGAAAGCCTCAATAATATTATGATGGTGATTGTCGGATGGGTCATGATCTTATCCCCATTCGGTGTATTTGCACTGGTATCAACGCCCATCGCCGAAGCTGGCGGCGGGGCGGCTGTCATTGCCACCTTCAGTGCTGTTGGTGCCTATATGGGAACCGTCCTTATCGGGCTGATCATTCAGTCAATACTGCTTTTTATTTTGCTTTATTTATTTGCCAGGCAGGGGCTTAGCTATTTGCGTAACATGATCCCGGCGCTTGTTACGGCGATGAGCACATCAAGTTCCTCAGCAACCGTGCCATTATCAATGGAATGCGCCGAAAATAGTGGTCTGGCGCGGGAACCCATTCGTCTTGTCATTCCGCTGGGCAGCACGGTCAATATGAATGGCACTGCCGTCTATCAGGGTGTTGCGACCATTTTTCTCGCGCAGGTTTATAATATTGATATTGGTTTTGCTGATCATTTTCTTATTGCTCTAACCGCCGCAATGGCCGCAATAGGCTCAGCCGGTATCCCACAGGGTGGCCATGTTATGACACTGATGCTCTTTTCCGTGGTTGGCATTCCGGTTGAAGGATTTGGCCTGATCCTGGCGGTTGACTGGATACTGGACAGGGCAAGAACCACCCTTAATGTATGGGGCGATCTGGTCGGTGCAGCGTTGATTAATCGCCTTATGTTTGGAAAGACTAACGGGTTTGATGCCTAA